One window of the Luteolibacter sp. Y139 genome contains the following:
- a CDS encoding glycoside hydrolase family 9 protein, translating into MRLYASTLLGILLISHTLAADEKEPRSTVEPVAIHANQVVYDQKAPKVAVVEAAEPFAEGARFRIVGEKGKVFEGPLAGGVKCEDWFAGRNFYRVDFSVLTEVGKFHIEIEDKSKSWRSADFEVGEQALAKLAIPAVTGFFKHQRADSKEELEADKQLLLHGSDKRVDLRGGWCDASGDVSKYFSHLAYTHYMCPQQTPMVVWSMVNTLETAGPLLEKIGAKDALQEEALYGAEYLLRSLSPEGYFYMTVFSYFKKDAAERRVVGLLADSKTTNDYQCAFRDGGGMGIAALARVSKWKKDAGYLEAAERAFAHLQVNNLKYADDHKENIIDDHCALMAATELWIATDKPEYRDAARDRAGKLIKRQSPDGYFIADGGKRPYWHASDAGLPVLALIRYLDKETDSGACEQALAAIRGFLDYQLRVTGKTANPFGYARQSFLFRNEVKDGFFIPHENESGWWWQGENARLSSLAAAAITGGRLVYPDKAAPYGVKPELGRFAADQVAWILGGNPYDVCFMYQYGKTNVPYMKAMFGHGSGRGGISNGATGKNADGSGIEFHFHANGNEWRWTEQWIPHSAWFLQAVTAMSN; encoded by the coding sequence ATGCGCCTCTACGCCTCAACACTACTCGGGATCCTGCTGATTTCTCATACGCTGGCTGCGGATGAAAAGGAGCCGCGCTCGACCGTGGAGCCAGTAGCGATCCACGCGAACCAAGTGGTGTATGATCAGAAGGCTCCGAAGGTCGCGGTGGTGGAGGCTGCGGAACCTTTCGCGGAGGGCGCGCGTTTCCGGATCGTGGGGGAAAAGGGGAAGGTTTTTGAAGGGCCTCTCGCGGGCGGGGTGAAGTGTGAGGACTGGTTCGCGGGGCGGAATTTCTACCGGGTGGATTTTTCGGTTCTAACAGAAGTGGGGAAGTTTCACATCGAGATCGAAGACAAGAGCAAGAGCTGGAGGTCGGCGGATTTCGAAGTCGGTGAGCAGGCGCTGGCGAAGCTTGCGATTCCGGCGGTGACCGGGTTTTTCAAGCACCAGCGAGCGGACTCGAAGGAGGAGTTGGAGGCGGACAAGCAGCTGCTGCTTCATGGCAGCGACAAGCGCGTGGATCTGCGTGGCGGTTGGTGCGATGCCTCGGGCGATGTCAGCAAGTATTTCTCCCACCTCGCCTACACGCACTACATGTGCCCGCAGCAGACGCCGATGGTCGTATGGTCGATGGTGAACACGTTGGAGACGGCGGGGCCTTTGTTAGAGAAGATCGGTGCGAAGGATGCCCTTCAAGAGGAGGCACTGTATGGGGCGGAATACCTGCTGCGCTCGCTTTCGCCCGAGGGTTATTTCTACATGACCGTCTTCAGCTACTTCAAGAAGGACGCTGCGGAGCGTCGTGTGGTGGGCCTGTTGGCGGATAGCAAGACGACGAACGATTACCAGTGCGCTTTCCGTGATGGCGGGGGGATGGGTATCGCGGCCTTGGCTCGCGTTTCGAAGTGGAAGAAGGATGCGGGCTATCTGGAAGCGGCGGAGCGGGCCTTCGCTCACTTGCAGGTGAACAACCTGAAGTACGCCGACGACCATAAGGAGAACATCATCGACGACCACTGTGCGCTGATGGCGGCCACCGAATTGTGGATCGCCACGGACAAGCCGGAGTATCGCGATGCGGCGCGGGATCGCGCTGGCAAACTGATCAAGCGTCAGAGCCCCGACGGCTACTTCATCGCCGATGGGGGCAAGCGTCCTTATTGGCACGCTTCGGATGCCGGACTGCCGGTGCTCGCGCTTATCCGCTATCTGGACAAGGAGACGGACAGCGGAGCCTGTGAACAGGCGCTCGCGGCCATTCGCGGTTTCCTCGACTACCAGCTCCGCGTCACCGGCAAGACGGCGAATCCTTTCGGTTATGCGCGGCAGTCCTTCCTTTTCCGGAACGAGGTGAAGGATGGCTTCTTCATCCCGCACGAGAATGAGAGCGGGTGGTGGTGGCAGGGGGAGAATGCCCGGCTCTCGTCACTCGCTGCTGCGGCGATCACCGGCGGCCGGCTGGTTTATCCTGACAAGGCGGCGCCCTATGGCGTGAAGCCGGAGCTGGGACGTTTCGCGGCGGATCAGGTGGCGTGGATTCTCGGCGGGAATCCCTACGATGTCTGCTTCATGTATCAGTATGGGAAGACCAACGTGCCCTACATGAAGGCGATGTTTGGCCACGGTTCCGGGCGAGGGGGGATTTCCAACGGGGCCACTGGCAAAAATGCCGATGGCTCAGGCATCGAGTTCCATTTCCACGCCAACGGCAATGAGTGGCGCTGGACCGAGCAGTGGATTCCGCACTCCGCGTGGTTCCTGCAGGCCGTCACTGCCATGTCCAACTGA
- a CDS encoding ThuA domain-containing protein, with translation MKTLLTAAALFLTSLLPTARAEETPRFRAVVIAEKDGNHGPLVTAALEWLKVTAEKEHFAFDVFEEPKGFNKEFLAKYQVFIQLNYPPYRWSDEAKAAFQDYIENGRGGWVGLHHATLLGEFDGYPMWQWFSDFMGGIRFKSYIAKRASGTVEVEAGDHPCFKGLPKTFTIDEEEWYTYDKNPRPNVQILAKVDEASYKPDSEIKMGDHPVVWSNPKMKARNVYILMGHHPTLIQNENYTALLRNSILWAAGQK, from the coding sequence ATGAAGACCCTTCTCACTGCCGCAGCGCTTTTCCTCACCTCATTGCTTCCCACCGCCCGGGCGGAGGAGACGCCCCGATTCCGTGCCGTGGTCATCGCGGAGAAGGACGGGAACCACGGACCTTTAGTCACCGCAGCACTGGAGTGGCTGAAGGTTACCGCTGAGAAGGAGCATTTCGCCTTCGATGTGTTCGAGGAGCCCAAGGGCTTCAACAAGGAGTTCTTGGCCAAGTATCAGGTCTTCATCCAGCTGAACTATCCACCCTATCGCTGGAGCGATGAGGCCAAGGCCGCGTTCCAAGACTACATCGAGAACGGCCGCGGTGGCTGGGTGGGGCTGCACCATGCGACCCTGCTTGGCGAGTTCGACGGTTACCCGATGTGGCAGTGGTTTTCCGACTTCATGGGCGGGATCCGCTTCAAATCTTACATCGCCAAGCGCGCCTCCGGCACGGTCGAGGTGGAGGCGGGGGATCATCCTTGTTTCAAGGGGCTGCCCAAGACCTTCACCATCGATGAGGAGGAATGGTACACTTACGACAAGAATCCCCGGCCCAATGTCCAGATTTTGGCCAAGGTGGACGAGGCCTCCTACAAACCGGATTCCGAGATCAAGATGGGCGACCATCCCGTGGTTTGGTCGAACCCGAAGATGAAGGCCCGGAATGTGTACATCCTCATGGGCCACCACCCGACGCTGATCCAGAACGAGAACTATACCGCGCTGCTGAGGAATTCGATTTTGTGGGCGGCCGGTCAGAAGTGA
- a CDS encoding family 20 glycosylhydrolase: MPAVHEWVPGQGVLAVSAFTLDVAPDQAAALKSTAAAIREDLAALHAEAGQGQKPVTLLLALDGGDSKNPERHTIEISDKVVVRGASPAAVFLGSRTVLQLLRQSQELPKGVITDWPDYKGRMLMLDVGRKPYPISALKDFIRLMAWYKMNELHLHLSDEAFGGGYAAFRVESKTFPGLAAKDVFYTAADLRDLQDFAKARGIIITPEIDMPGHARCFTNYWPEITLKDYPNYMDVTNPKTIEVMKKLLDEMIPLFDAPDFHIGTDEYRVSGPRKEELHEGFRQFINTMNAHVRSRGKNCRIWSGFEHMGGTTEIDPTVIIDMWETDDAKGQIAKGHSIINSNHGRTYIVPGAHYYGINRAGIYQGWEPWMVSGDLAKNPTKDDPKLLGGKLHVWSDQGPTGWTMTEIAETTLTGMQAFSEKLWGTKGSPDYPAFTKRVEKTLPVPAVRVLDRLAGGKDGVLLDLPREVELKDESSVFPLPLAKAERADLESPWTLTMEVRRHGTTKGRGVLLSSGLAEICANYSRQEEITVTDPNGSTRKDKLSFQGISTLRAAGTFEGDGTPGKSRVGHDTAKSSGKLLPDGEWATLTVVGEAGRNTIWLNGEKIAESGNQLVCPLRQLGGGAGESFVGTVRKLRVVNRALSAKEIGRAAGLDIPENLAAGAKVTASASDTEHGFTPELATDDDPKSRWSSGPTQAEHSVTLDLGKAATFNTVAIDWEAAVPGEYRVEISRDAKAWKPVFTGEAKPGRTTATFPNVTAGQVRITMSKPRTPWGYSIFNVEVLLAKAPATRR, encoded by the coding sequence GTGCCGGCGGTTCACGAGTGGGTGCCGGGACAGGGTGTTTTGGCGGTGTCGGCGTTCACGCTTGATGTCGCTCCTGACCAAGCCGCCGCCCTGAAGTCGACGGCGGCTGCGATCCGCGAGGACCTCGCCGCTCTTCATGCGGAGGCCGGGCAGGGGCAGAAGCCGGTCACGCTGCTGCTCGCGCTGGACGGAGGGGATTCCAAGAATCCGGAGAGGCACACGATCGAGATTTCTGACAAGGTGGTCGTCCGCGGGGCGTCTCCCGCCGCGGTTTTCCTTGGCTCACGGACCGTGTTACAGCTGCTACGGCAGTCTCAGGAGTTGCCGAAGGGCGTCATTACCGATTGGCCGGACTACAAGGGCCGGATGCTGATGCTGGATGTCGGCCGCAAGCCTTATCCGATTTCCGCGCTCAAGGACTTCATCCGGCTGATGGCCTGGTACAAGATGAACGAGCTGCACCTGCACCTCAGTGACGAGGCCTTCGGCGGCGGCTATGCGGCGTTCCGGGTGGAGAGCAAGACCTTCCCCGGGTTGGCGGCAAAGGACGTCTTCTACACCGCGGCGGACCTGCGCGATTTGCAGGACTTTGCCAAGGCGCGTGGGATCATCATCACGCCGGAAATCGACATGCCGGGCCACGCGCGCTGTTTCACGAACTACTGGCCGGAGATCACGCTCAAGGACTACCCGAACTACATGGACGTCACCAACCCGAAGACGATCGAGGTGATGAAGAAGCTGCTGGATGAAATGATCCCGCTGTTCGATGCGCCGGATTTCCACATCGGCACCGACGAATACCGGGTCAGCGGTCCGCGGAAGGAGGAGCTGCACGAAGGCTTCCGCCAATTCATCAACACGATGAACGCCCATGTCCGTTCGCGTGGGAAGAATTGCCGCATCTGGTCGGGATTCGAACACATGGGCGGCACCACGGAGATTGACCCGACGGTGATCATCGACATGTGGGAGACGGACGATGCCAAGGGCCAGATCGCGAAGGGGCACTCGATCATCAATTCCAATCACGGCCGCACCTACATCGTGCCCGGCGCCCACTACTACGGGATCAATCGGGCGGGGATCTATCAGGGTTGGGAGCCTTGGATGGTGAGTGGAGATCTGGCGAAGAACCCGACGAAGGACGATCCGAAGCTGCTCGGCGGAAAGCTCCACGTCTGGTCCGACCAAGGGCCGACGGGATGGACCATGACGGAGATCGCGGAGACGACGCTGACTGGCATGCAGGCGTTTTCCGAAAAGCTGTGGGGCACCAAGGGCTCGCCGGACTATCCCGCTTTCACGAAGCGCGTGGAGAAGACGCTGCCGGTGCCGGCGGTCAGGGTGCTCGACCGTCTCGCTGGCGGGAAGGATGGCGTGCTGCTCGATTTGCCGCGCGAGGTGGAATTGAAGGATGAGTCGTCGGTATTCCCCCTGCCGTTGGCCAAGGCGGAGCGCGCCGATCTGGAGTCGCCCTGGACGCTGACAATGGAGGTCCGCCGCCATGGGACAACCAAGGGCCGCGGGGTGCTGCTGTCCTCCGGTCTTGCCGAGATCTGCGCGAACTACTCGCGGCAGGAAGAGATCACGGTCACCGATCCGAACGGCAGCACGCGCAAGGACAAGCTGTCTTTCCAAGGGATCTCGACGCTCCGCGCCGCGGGCACCTTCGAAGGCGATGGCACGCCGGGCAAATCCCGGGTGGGGCATGACACCGCCAAGTCCTCCGGCAAGCTACTTCCCGACGGGGAATGGGCGACGCTCACGGTGGTCGGCGAGGCCGGACGCAACACGATCTGGCTGAATGGCGAGAAGATCGCCGAGTCGGGAAACCAGCTGGTTTGCCCGCTGCGTCAGCTGGGTGGGGGAGCCGGCGAATCCTTCGTGGGGACCGTCCGGAAGCTCCGGGTGGTCAATCGAGCCCTGTCGGCGAAGGAAATCGGCCGGGCGGCCGGGCTCGATATTCCGGAGAATCTTGCGGCAGGGGCCAAGGTCACCGCGAGTGCCTCGGATACCGAACACGGCTTCACGCCTGAGCTGGCAACCGACGACGATCCGAAGAGCCGGTGGTCATCCGGTCCTACCCAGGCCGAGCACTCGGTGACACTCGACCTCGGAAAAGCGGCGACTTTCAACACCGTGGCAATCGATTGGGAGGCCGCCGTGCCCGGCGAATACCGGGTGGAAATCTCGCGTGACGCCAAGGCGTGGAAGCCGGTCTTCACCGGTGAAGCCAAGCCCGGCCGCACGACTGCGACCTTCCCGAACGTCACCGCCGGCCAGGTGCGCATCACGATGAGTAAACCGCGGACCCCGTGGGGTTACTCGATCTTTAACGTGGAAGTCCTTTTGGCCAAAGCGCCAGCAACGAGGCGGTGA
- the fusA gene encoding elongation factor G: MKDLTKYRNIGIFAHVDAGKTTTTERILKLTGKIHKIGEVHDGASTMDFMEQEAERGITIQSAATTCFWKGHQFNVIDTPGHVDFTIEVYRSLKVLDGGVGVFCGSGGVEPQSETNWRYANDSKVSRVIYVNKLDRIGADFYRVIAQVKKILGATPLVMVLPIGTESDFIGVVDLLTMKAHIWDESGQPENFKIEEIPADLVDKANEYRAQLIETAVEQDDVLMEAYLEGNEPSIEDIKKCIRKGTIDLAFFPTYCGSSFKNKGLQLVLDAVVDYLPAPTDVRPLPEVDEEGNETGKFAIIDPTAPFRGLAFKIMDDKFGALTFTRIYSGTIKKGDTVLNSFTGKTERISRMVEMHADDRKEIESAQAGDIVALVGLKNVQTGHTLCDEKNPATLEPMVFPDPVISIAVAPKDKANAEKLANAVGKMIQEDPSFRVETDEETNEMILKGMGELHLDIKIDILKRTHKVEVTVGAPQVAYRETITKAVSDSYTHKKQSGGSGQYAKIDYTIEPGEPGTGFIFESKVVGGSIPKEFIPAVDKGFKTSVDKGPLAGYPCLDFKVTLNEGGFHAVDSSNIAFEIAAKAAYRQTMPKCAPQILEPMMKLDVFAPEEKVGDVIGDLNRRRGMIQGQEPTPGGVRVKAEAPLSAMFGYIGDLRTMTSGRGQFSMEFSHYAPCPKNVSDEVIKAAKEREEAKRK, encoded by the coding sequence ATGAAGGACCTCACCAAATACCGCAACATAGGCATTTTCGCTCACGTGGATGCGGGCAAGACCACCACCACCGAGCGTATTCTCAAGCTCACCGGCAAGATCCACAAGATCGGTGAGGTTCACGACGGCGCTTCCACCATGGACTTCATGGAACAGGAAGCCGAGCGCGGCATCACCATCCAGTCCGCCGCCACCACCTGCTTCTGGAAGGGTCACCAATTCAACGTCATCGACACCCCGGGCCACGTTGACTTCACCATCGAAGTCTATCGCTCGCTGAAGGTTCTCGACGGCGGCGTCGGCGTATTCTGCGGATCCGGCGGCGTGGAGCCCCAGTCCGAGACGAACTGGCGCTACGCAAACGATTCCAAGGTTTCCCGCGTTATCTACGTCAACAAGCTCGACCGTATCGGTGCCGACTTCTACCGGGTGATCGCCCAGGTGAAGAAGATCCTCGGTGCGACTCCGCTCGTCATGGTCCTGCCGATCGGCACGGAGAGCGATTTCATCGGCGTGGTCGACCTTCTCACGATGAAGGCCCACATCTGGGACGAATCCGGCCAGCCGGAAAACTTCAAGATCGAGGAAATCCCCGCCGACCTGGTGGACAAGGCCAATGAATACCGTGCCCAGCTCATCGAGACTGCCGTCGAGCAGGACGACGTGCTGATGGAAGCCTATCTGGAAGGCAACGAGCCCTCCATCGAGGACATCAAGAAGTGCATCCGCAAGGGCACCATCGATCTCGCGTTCTTCCCGACCTACTGCGGTTCCTCCTTCAAGAACAAGGGTCTCCAACTCGTGCTCGATGCCGTGGTGGACTACCTTCCCGCGCCGACCGATGTGCGTCCACTTCCCGAAGTGGACGAAGAAGGCAATGAAACCGGCAAGTTCGCCATCATCGACCCGACCGCTCCTTTCCGTGGTCTGGCCTTCAAGATCATGGACGACAAGTTCGGCGCGCTGACCTTCACCCGCATCTACTCGGGCACGATCAAGAAGGGCGACACCGTTCTGAATTCCTTCACTGGCAAGACCGAGCGCATCAGCCGCATGGTCGAAATGCACGCCGACGACCGCAAGGAAATCGAGTCTGCCCAAGCCGGTGACATCGTCGCCCTGGTCGGTCTCAAGAACGTGCAGACCGGCCACACCCTTTGTGACGAGAAGAACCCGGCCACGCTCGAGCCGATGGTGTTCCCGGATCCCGTGATCTCGATCGCTGTCGCTCCGAAGGACAAGGCCAACGCCGAGAAGCTGGCCAACGCTGTTGGCAAGATGATCCAGGAAGACCCGTCTTTCCGCGTCGAAACAGACGAGGAGACCAATGAGATGATCCTCAAGGGAATGGGTGAGCTCCACCTCGACATCAAGATCGACATCCTCAAGCGCACCCACAAGGTCGAGGTCACCGTGGGCGCCCCTCAGGTCGCCTACCGCGAAACCATCACCAAGGCGGTCTCCGACAGCTACACCCACAAGAAGCAGTCCGGTGGTTCCGGTCAGTACGCGAAGATCGACTACACCATCGAGCCCGGCGAACCTGGCACCGGCTTCATCTTCGAATCGAAGGTCGTCGGCGGCAGCATTCCGAAGGAGTTCATCCCGGCTGTCGACAAGGGCTTCAAGACCTCCGTCGACAAGGGACCGCTTGCCGGCTACCCGTGCTTGGACTTCAAGGTCACGCTCAACGAAGGTGGTTTCCACGCCGTGGACTCCAGCAACATCGCGTTCGAAATCGCTGCCAAGGCTGCCTATCGCCAGACCATGCCGAAGTGCGCGCCGCAGATCCTCGAGCCGATGATGAAGCTCGATGTGTTCGCTCCGGAAGAGAAGGTGGGTGATGTGATCGGCGACCTCAACCGTCGCCGGGGCATGATCCAAGGCCAGGAGCCGACCCCGGGTGGTGTCCGCGTGAAGGCGGAAGCTCCGCTTTCCGCGATGTTCGGCTACATCGGTGACCTGCGCACCATGACCTCCGGTCGTGGCCAGTTCTCGATGGAGTTCAGCCACTACGCTCCTTGCCCGAAGAACGTCTCCGACGAGGTCATCAAGGCCGCCAAGGAGCGCGAAGAGGCGAAGCGGAAGTAA